TGCGTCTCTACCGCAAGGGCTCGGATCAAACGTAAGCAGCTTTCTTCATTGGGAAATATCCTGACAACCAATGTCCGACGTTTGATCTCTTCATTGAGTCTTTCCAGCATGTT
This genomic interval from Desulfomicrobium escambiense DSM 10707 contains the following:
- a CDS encoding transposase; protein product: NMLERLNEEIKRRTLVVRIFPNEESCLRLIRALAVETHENWIEANRYLDMSLLTELKKKALMELVA